GACACGACGCTGCCCGCCCTGCGCCGCCAGATCGCCGGCTGGAACGGCGATCCCGAGGACTTCGACTGGAGTTGGCGGACCGTCGGCGAATACCTGGACCGGCTGGATCAGGGTATTGCCGTCAACGCCTGCTACCTCGTCCCCCACGGTTCCGTCCGCATGCTCGCGATGGGCTGGGAGAACCGCGAACCGACCCGCGCCGAGCTGAAACGCATGCGCGAACTGGTCGCGCAGGGCATGCGCGAGGGCGCGGTCGGCCTGTCCAGCGGCCTGTCCTACACCCCGGGCATGTACGCGGGCACCGACGAGCTGATCGAACTCTGCGAAGTCGTCGCCGCCCACGGCGGATACCACTCGCCGCATCAGCGTTCCTACGGCGCCGGGGCGCTCGGCGGCTACGCCGAGATGATCGAGATCTCGCGCCGCTCCGGCTGTCCGCTGCATCTGGCCCACGCCACCATGAACTTCGGGGTCAACGCCGGCCGGGCCGCCGAGTTCCTGGAGCTGATCGACGCGGCCCTGACAGAGGGCTGCGACATCAGCCTCGACACGTATCCCTACCTGCCGGGCTCCACGACGCTCGCCGCGCTCCTGCCGAGCTGGTCGGCCGAGGGCGGTCCGGACGCCACGCTGGCGCGGCTGGCCGATCCGGTGTCCCGGGAACGGATCCGGCGCGACGTCGAGGAGCGCGGCAGCGACGGCAACCACGGCATGGTCGTGGACTGGCGCACCATCCAGATCTCGGGAGTGCGGGACACCGCGCTGTCCGGCGTCGTCGGGCAGAACGTCGCCGAGCTCGCCGCCGCGCGCGCCGTGACCGGCACCGAGGTGTTCTTCGACCTGCTCGCCGCCGACCGGCTCGGCACGACGATCCTGCACCACGTCGGCAACGAGGAGAACGTGCGCGCCATCATGCGGCACCGCGCGCACACCGCCGGGAGCGACGGCCTGCTGGTCGGGGCCCGTCCGCATCCGCGCGCCTGGGGCACGTTCCCGCGCTACCTCGGCCATTACAGCCGCGACCTCGGCGTCCTGACGCTGGAGGAGACGGTCGCGCGGATGACCGGCCGGCCGGCCCGGCGCCTGCGGCTCGACCGGCGCGGGCTGATCCGCGTCGGCCACCACGCGGATCTGGTGCTGTTCGATCCACGGACCGTGCGCGACACCGCGACCTTCGAACAGCCGCGCCTGGCCGCCGAGGGGATGGTCGAGGTACTGGTCAACGGCGTGTCGGTCCTGACAGACGGCAAGCCCACCGGGGCGCTCCCGGGCCGGGCACTGCGACGCACAGAGCAGGGGGTATCAGCCTTATGATTTCCGACCTTCCACATCCGGACTTCCGGGCCGCGCTGGCCGCCGAACCGGTGATAGCCGTGGTCCGGGCACCGTCGATCCCCGATTCGGCCGCGCTGTGCGCGGCGCTGGCCGGCGGCG
This genomic interval from Catenulispora sp. GP43 contains the following:
- a CDS encoding amidohydrolase family protein, with the protein product MAELVFRGATVIDGTGADRCRADVAVTNGVIAAVDTSLKSADAARVVDADGLVLAPGFIDMHAHSDLRTLVERDHPSRVTQGVTCEVLGQDGLSYAPVDDTTLPALRRQIAGWNGDPEDFDWSWRTVGEYLDRLDQGIAVNACYLVPHGSVRMLAMGWENREPTRAELKRMRELVAQGMREGAVGLSSGLSYTPGMYAGTDELIELCEVVAAHGGYHSPHQRSYGAGALGGYAEMIEISRRSGCPLHLAHATMNFGVNAGRAAEFLELIDAALTEGCDISLDTYPYLPGSTTLAALLPSWSAEGGPDATLARLADPVSRERIRRDVEERGSDGNHGMVVDWRTIQISGVRDTALSGVVGQNVAELAAARAVTGTEVFFDLLAADRLGTTILHHVGNEENVRAIMRHRAHTAGSDGLLVGARPHPRAWGTFPRYLGHYSRDLGVLTLEETVARMTGRPARRLRLDRRGLIRVGHHADLVLFDPRTVRDTATFEQPRLAAEGMVEVLVNGVSVLTDGKPTGALPGRALRRTEQGVSAL